A stretch of DNA from Planctomycetota bacterium:
ACCGGTCGTGACATCTGCCTGATCCCCGACTCCGCCCACGGCACCAACCCCGCCTCGGCCGTCATCGCTGGCATGAAGGTCGTCGTCATCAAGTGCCAGGACAACGGCGACATCGACCTCGACGATCTCACCGCCAAGTGCGAAGAACACTCGGACAAGCTCGCGGCGCTGATGGTCACCTACCCGTCCACGCATGGGGTGTTCGAGAAGCACATCCGCACCGTCTGTCAAGTCGTGCACGACCACGGCGGGCAGGTCTACATGGACGGCGCGAACATGAACGCGCAGGTCGGCCTCTGCAGGCCGGGCGACTTCGGGGCGGACGTGTGCCACCTCAACCTGCACAAGACCTTCTGCATCCCCCACGGCGGCGGCGGGCCGGGAATGGGCCCCATCGGCGTCGCGGAGCACCTCGCGCCGTTCCTGCCGGGCGACCCGACGGACGCGGACAGTGCTGCCGTGTCGGCGGCTCCGTTCGGCTCGCCCTCGATCCTGCCGATCTCGTGGATGTACATCGCGATGATGGGCCCGGCCGGTCTCAAACGGGCGACCGAGCTCGCCATCCTCAACGCCAACTACATGGCCAAGCGGCTCGAAGGGCACTTCGGCGTGCTCTTCACCGGCAACAACGGCCGGGTCGCCCACGAGTTCATCATCGACGCCCGGCCGTTCAAAAATGTCACCGTCGAGGACATCGCCAAGCGCCTGATGGATTATGGCTTCCACGCCCCGACCATGTCATGGCCCGTCTCGGGCACGCTCATGATCGAGCCGACCGAGTCGGAAACCAAAGCCGAACTCGATCGCTTCTGCGACGCGATGATCGCCATTCGCGGTGAGATCGACGAGCAACCCGAGCTGCTGAAAAACGCGCCGCACACCGTCCATGCGGTGTCCGGCGATGAGTGGCCGCATCCGTACTCGCGGCAGCAGGCGGCGTATGCATTGCCGTGGGTGCGTGCCAACAAGTTCTGGCCGAGCATCGGCCGCATCGACAACGTCTACGGCGACCGCAACGTCGTCTGCACCTGCCCGCCGATCGAGTCTTACGCACAAAGCTGATGCGACCCGTCAGGCGTTGGACGTTTGATCGTTTTCGAGTTCGTCGTCGCCAGCATCCATCTTTTTCAAGGCGTCATCCATGTGCGCGCCCTTGGCGAGCATGTGGCTTGCCACCGGCGCCGCGACGAACTGGAACACGATCACGAGGATCGCCTTCGTGATGGCGGCGATCACCTCGGTGCGGTCAAAGTCTCCGTCGGGCGCCGCCAAGTGAAGCACCGACGCGAGCAACAGTGACACGATCCCGAGCGTGATGCTCTTGCTCGCCGCATGTATCCGGTTGTACGCGTCCGGCAAGCGATAGATGCCCAAGGCGCCGACAAATAAGAAGAACAACCCGAACAAGATCGCGGCCGCGGCGGTCAGGTTGCACAAGATCGCAATGGCTTCGATCACGGCGACGCCTCCTCACGTTCACGTTTGAGCGCCCGGCGGATCATGAACTGAGCCACGGCCAGGGTTCCCGCGAAGCCGATGAGCGACAACACAAGCACGCCATCGAAAAGCACCAGCGCGTCGACCTTGAGGGTGAACAGCACGACGAGGCCGGCAAGCTGAATGGCCAGCGCGTCCGAGGCGGCCGCCCGATCGGCGAGGTGAGGCCCCCGGATCAATCGGATCACGCACAGCACAACACTGATCGCGATAACGAGAAACCCAACCTCGATGAGGATGTTGATCAGTGCCGCGTGCCAGGGATCGCGCTCGGAGACGATCGGTGCCAACACGCCGGCGAGATGAAGAGCGAAGACGTTCATCCGAACACCTCCGTGAGCAGCCTACGCCGCAGTTCGGTGATTCCTTCGATCGACAATCCCCGGTCCGCGCCGAACATGCAGTGGATGTAGAGGAACTGCTGACCGTCGTCGCCCTTGTCGGACACGTCGACCACCAGCGTGCCGGGCGTGAGCGTGATCGCGTTGGACAGGACGGTGATCTGCACCGGCGTGAGGTCGGTCACCTCGAAACGGACGATTCGCGGGTGGAGTCGGCTGCCGGGCGTGATGACTTCCCGGGCGACGTCGATGTTGGCGATGACGAGGATGCGAACAAAGTACACGCCGAAACGAATCAGGCGGATGATCCGTCCGCCGTAAGCCCGACCAGTCGAGGCCTTGCTGATCGGGTTGAGAATCAGGAAGCCGATGACGAACCCGGAGATCAACGTCGCCGGCGAAAAGCCACCGAGCATCAGCCCAAACATCACCGCCAGCACGAGGTTCAAGAGAAACATGCTCACGGCCGCACCTCCATCCGCTGCTGCTCGACATAGGCCCAGGCCTCGTCGCCCAGAACCGCCGACACGTACGCCTCGGCATCAAGCATCTGTTCCGCGGCGACGTTGGCGAGGTTCAGGTAGCCCTGTGCCCCAAACGCGACCGACAACGCGATCAACACCAGGAAGCCTGTCGCAAAGTAGCCGACCGTGTTCGGCGCGTTGCTCATGATCGGCACGTCGCCCGGCGCCCCGGGTTGTTCCTTGTTCCAGAACGCATAGTTCCAGATCTTGACCATCGACACGAGCGTCAGCACGCCGGTGATGATGGCAAAACCGCCGAGCACGTAACCTTGCCAGTCGGTACGGGCGAAGCTCTCGGTGATGAGCATGAACTTCCCGTAGAACCCACTCAAAGGGGGCAGCCCCACCAGTGACATGGCCGCGATGAAGAACAGCACCGCGAGCGGGACGTCCCGCTTGATCAACCCGCCGAGCCGGCCGAGATCGTCCGTGCCTGTCCGCCCGATCACGAGGCCGGCACACAGGAACAGGGCACACTTCACCACCATGTGCTGCACGACATAGAGCACGACGGCAGCGAGCGCGACCTTCGTCGCCAGTCCGATGCCGAGCACCATGTATCCGACCTGCGAAATGACGTGAATGGCGAGGATCTTGCGGATGCGTGTCGAGCTAACCGCGCCGAGCACGCCGCCGAACATCGTGCCGACCGCGCTGATTAGGATCAATGGCAGCGCGAGTTGTGCGATCAACGGCACGTCGCCGAGCACTTGGATGAACACCCGCAACAGGGTGTAGACGCCCACCTTCGTAAGCAGGCCACTGAACAACCCGCCCATCGCCGGGGGGAGCGTCGGGTAGGTGTCGGGCAGCCAGAACCAAAGCGGAAACGCCGCCGTCTTCGCCGCGAACACCATCAGCAACAGTCCCGCGACCGGCACCATCGACGCGGGCACCTGCCCCGCGTTGGCCAACGCGGCGATCTCGGCGAAGTTCAACGTGCCGAGCACGCCGTACGTCAGGCCACATGCCGCAACGAACAAGGTCGACGCGAACAGGTTCAGCAAGACGTACTTGTACGCTTGCCGCATCTGCGCGGGCGTCGTGCCGAGGATCAGGATGCCGTAACTGCTCAGAAGGAAAATCTCGAACGCGACGAAGAGGTTGAACAGATCGCCGGTGATGAACGCCCAATTCACGCCCATGAGGAGCGAGAGGTACAGCGGGTTGAAGTACCCGCCTGCGAAACGCCTGGGCAGTTCGCGGAGGCTGTAGATGTAGACGGCGAGCATCACCGCCGACGTCACCGCCAGGAGGATGGCGCTGAGCATGTCGACGATCACGCTGATGCCGAACGGGGCCGGCCAGTTGCCCATCTGAGAGACCAGCACGGTTCCGTCGCTGGTCTTTGCCAGAGCCCATATCGCGGCGACCATGTTGCCCAACAACGTACCGACGGCGATGACCCGCTGCGGCTTCTTGTACTTGTGCAACAGCATGTCCGCGACGGCCGCAACCATCGGGAGCATGACGAAGATGACGATGCCGGGGTGGTTCACTTGTCCGCCTCGGCTTTCCGCTCGAGCTCCATGAGCCGGCTCGACCCGCCGCGGCGGTAGGTTACGACGAGCATGGTCAGGGCGAACGCCTGCACCGCGAAGCCGATGACGATCGCGGTCAGGATCAGCGCCTGGGGCAACGGATCCGCCTCGGTGCCGGCCAGCTTACCGTACTCGCCCAACACCGGCGTCGTCTTGCCGAGCGGCGAACCGCTGACGCTGAGGATGGCGAGGTTCGCCCCGTGACCCAGCAGGAACATGCCCATGCAAATGCCTTTGAGCTCCCGGCCGGTGAGCAAGTAGAACGACGCCGCGAAGATCACGCCCACGAGAATGCAAGTCAACAGTGTCACGACGCGACCTCCCCGGTGCTTTGGCCGATCGCTCGACGTTCGACGGCGTTGGACAACACGTCGATCATGCCGACCACGGTGCCAATCACGACGAGCGCCACACCCGCATCGAAGATCAACACGGTCGCCCAGTGGAACTCGACACCCCCCGGCAGGTCGATGTAGCCGTGGTTGGTCGTGAGCAACGGCAGCCCGAAGAACAACGGCCCCAATGCGGAGGTGCCCGCCAAGATCAGCCCGACGGCAATCATCACGTGCTCGCTGACCGGCATGAGCTGCCGGAGCGACGGACCGCCGAACGTCATGCGATAAACCACGATCGTGACCGCCGCGACGAGCCCACCGACGAAGCCCCCGCCGGGTTCCTGGTGGCCTTTGAAAAACACATACACCGCGAAGACGAGCGACACGGGGATCAAGAAACGCACGGCCTGCCGAAGGATCGGCGACACCACTTCGCCGGGCGACGCGAGCGAATCCCGCGGCTCGTCCATTTCGTCGGGCGTGCGCTTCATCAGTGTCCACACGCCCATGACCGCGATGCCGAGCACGACGATCTCGCCCATCGTATCGAAGCCGCGGAAGTCGACGAGAATGACGTTGACCACGTTGGACCCGCCGCCGCCTTTGTGGACGACCGACTCGGTCGGAGCGGGCGGATCGATGTATTTGAGGTCCGTGTCGAACGATGTGAGGTGATCAAGGCCGCGTGCGACCGAGCCGCCATAGACGTTGGCCACGCTCGACGAGTCGGTGCCCTCGTAGCTGTTGCGGAGGAAGTAGTCGCCGAGTTTCTCGACTTCGTCGGCAGCCGCGATGGTCGGCAACTTGGCCGGCGTGTCCGCCGTTGCCGCGACGTAAGTCGCGCCGCCGATCGCCAAACCGATGAGGATCGCAATGACCCCGCGTGGCAACCACCGCTGCCGCGCCTGCGCCCGCTCGTTGGGTAGCAGTGTCAACACGAGCAGGAACAGAATGATGCTGACGATCTCGATGCTGATTTGCGTCAGCGCCAGGTCCGGGGCGGCGTAGAGGTAGTACAGCCCCGCCATACCCAGGCCGGTCGCACCGAGGAGCAACACGCGGATGATTCGTTGCTGCACCACGGCGGCCATGATGACCACGCCGATCGTGATGCCGATGATGAGGTAGCCGGGCAGCTGTTCCCAAGTGAAGTCGAACGTGGCCCGGAACTCCGGCCAGCCCGCGACGGCGACACCCCACCCGAGGATCGCCAACAGCGCCGCACCGAACGTGAAGATGTAGCTGCGGAAACTGCCGTTCTGTAGCGCTTCAAACGGGAATCGCCCACCGACGGTCGCGAGCCAGTAGCCACCATCGAAGAGCCTGCTGAAGACTTCCGGCCATGGCCGAACCGGACCCGCCGCACACAACGGTGTCGCGCCGACGATGAGCCCGATGAAAATTCCCAGCCCGCTGAGCAACAACGGCACGCCCGGCGTCAGCAACTCCCACACCCACGGCAGCGTCGCGAACTTGTCGTAGAAAGTCGGCCCGGCCAACGGATCGAGCAACCAAGCCCCGACAATCGGCACGATGCCGAGAACAAACTGCAAACCGATGAGCAACGCGGCCGGCACCCACAAGAACGCATGCCAGACCGGCACGTCGTGATGCTCCACATGCTCGGGCGGCGTCGCGGAAATCGTCGGCGCGGTCATGAACGTCCGAAGAAAACGAACGAACAACGCGACGTTGCAAAGCCCGACGATCACCGCCGCTGCCGCAAGCGGCCAGAACCACACGCCCAGTGCCTTAGCCGAGTGCGCGACCTGGTACAGGAACATTTCCTTGGCCGAGAAACTGAACGACAGCGGGAAAGCGGCCAGCGCAAACGACCCGATCAGGAACAACGTCGCATACAGCTTTGCGTCGCCGCCTTCACGGTAGAGACCGATGCAGTCGGAGAGCTTTTCACGGTGCAGGCCGTGGATGATCGCACCGGCGAGGATGAACAACGGCGCTTTGTACAGCGCGTGGTTGAGGATCTGCAGGTTCGGCGCGATGAGATTCGCCTCGCCGTCGTAGCTCAGGCCGCCCAAACCGAACGCGGTGGCAAGCAGGCCAAGTTGGCTGATGGTGGTGTACGCGAGGATGGCTTTGAGCCCGTCCTGCCGCAGGGCCATGACGGCGCCATACGCCATCGTGATCGCGCCGAGCGGAATCACGACCAGCGGCCAGACATCGAGATTCGACAGTGGCTCCCAGAGTCGGGCGAGCAGGTAGATGCCCGCCTTGACCATGGCTGCCGAGTGGAGATAGGCACTGACCGGCGTCGGTGCGTTCATCGCGCCCGGCAGCCAGAAGTGCAACGGCCACTGCGCCGACTTCGCGGCGATGCCGACGTAGAGAAGGACGAACGCCAACGCAAGCGTCTTGCCCTGCATCGGCCCGTCCATCTCACTGAACCGCCAGACCGCGCCGTCTTCGTTCCCGCCGGCGATCGCCAGCAAGATCAACCCGCCCATCAACACAAGTCCGCCGAGGCCGGTAACGAGGAACGCCTGCATCGCGTTTCGGCTCGCGACTTTGTCGGAGAACTTCCAACCGATCAGCAGGAACGAACTGATGCTGGTCATCTCCCAGAACAACAGCATCGTCGGCAGGTTGTCCGACATGGTCAGCCCGAGCATGGCCGTCATGAACAGGCCGAGCATCGGGTAGAAGCGATACAGGTCGTCGGGCTTGGGCCCGAGGTAGGCCCGTGCGTAGAGGATGATCAACAGGCCGATGCCGGCGATAAAGCCGTTGAACATCACGCTCGTCGCGTCGACGATCCAAGCGAAGTTCATGTGC
This window harbors:
- the mbhE gene encoding hydrogen gas-evolving membrane-bound hydrogenase subunit E, which gives rise to MSSGWPLLIAVFAPMVCGGVGLFLPRQNMGGRVALAAAGPVIALVLLVAHVAAHGRVETKAVEWVPGLHMNFAWIVDATSVMFNGFIAGIGLLIILYARAYLGPKPDDLYRFYPMLGLFMTAMLGLTMSDNLPTMLLFWEMTSISSFLLIGWKFSDKVASRNAMQAFLVTGLGGLVLMGGLILLAIAGGNEDGAVWRFSEMDGPMQGKTLALAFVLLYVGIAAKSAQWPLHFWLPGAMNAPTPVSAYLHSAAMVKAGIYLLARLWEPLSNLDVWPLVVIPLGAITMAYGAVMALRQDGLKAILAYTTISQLGLLATAFGLGGLSYDGEANLIAPNLQILNHALYKAPLFILAGAIIHGLHREKLSDCIGLYREGGDAKLYATLFLIGSFALAAFPLSFSFSAKEMFLYQVAHSAKALGVWFWPLAAAAVIVGLCNVALFVRFLRTFMTAPTISATPPEHVEHHDVPVWHAFLWVPAALLIGLQFVLGIVPIVGAWLLDPLAGPTFYDKFATLPWVWELLTPGVPLLLSGLGIFIGLIVGATPLCAAGPVRPWPEVFSRLFDGGYWLATVGGRFPFEALQNGSFRSYIFTFGAALLAILGWGVAVAGWPEFRATFDFTWEQLPGYLIIGITIGVVIMAAVVQQRIIRVLLLGATGLGMAGLYYLYAAPDLALTQISIEIVSIILFLLVLTLLPNERAQARQRWLPRGVIAILIGLAIGGATYVAATADTPAKLPTIAAADEVEKLGDYFLRNSYEGTDSSSVANVYGGSVARGLDHLTSFDTDLKYIDPPAPTESVVHKGGGGSNVVNVILVDFRGFDTMGEIVVLGIAVMGVWTLMKRTPDEMDEPRDSLASPGEVVSPILRQAVRFLIPVSLVFAVYVFFKGHQEPGGGFVGGLVAAVTIVVYRMTFGGPSLRQLMPVSEHVMIAVGLILAGTSALGPLFFGLPLLTTNHGYIDLPGGVEFHWATVLIFDAGVALVVIGTVVGMIDVLSNAVERRAIGQSTGEVAS
- a CDS encoding proton-conducting transporter membrane subunit, whose protein sequence is MNHPGIVIFVMLPMVAAVADMLLHKYKKPQRVIAVGTLLGNMVAAIWALAKTSDGTVLVSQMGNWPAPFGISVIVDMLSAILLAVTSAVMLAVYIYSLRELPRRFAGGYFNPLYLSLLMGVNWAFITGDLFNLFVAFEIFLLSSYGILILGTTPAQMRQAYKYVLLNLFASTLFVAACGLTYGVLGTLNFAEIAALANAGQVPASMVPVAGLLLMVFAAKTAAFPLWFWLPDTYPTLPPAMGGLFSGLLTKVGVYTLLRVFIQVLGDVPLIAQLALPLILISAVGTMFGGVLGAVSSTRIRKILAIHVISQVGYMVLGIGLATKVALAAVVLYVVQHMVVKCALFLCAGLVIGRTGTDDLGRLGGLIKRDVPLAVLFFIAAMSLVGLPPLSGFYGKFMLITESFARTDWQGYVLGGFAIITGVLTLVSMVKIWNYAFWNKEQPGAPGDVPIMSNAPNTVGYFATGFLVLIALSVAFGAQGYLNLANVAAEQMLDAEAYVSAVLGDEAWAYVEQQRMEVRP
- a CDS encoding Na+/H+ antiporter subunit E — translated: MFLLNLVLAVMFGLMLGGFSPATLISGFVIGFLILNPISKASTGRAYGGRIIRLIRFGVYFVRILVIANIDVAREVITPGSRLHPRIVRFEVTDLTPVQITVLSNAITLTPGTLVVDVSDKGDDGQQFLYIHCMFGADRGLSIEGITELRRRLLTEVFG
- the mnhG gene encoding monovalent cation/H(+) antiporter subunit G, producing MIEAIAILCNLTAAAAILFGLFFLFVGALGIYRLPDAYNRIHAASKSITLGIVSLLLASVLHLAAPDGDFDRTEVIAAITKAILVIVFQFVAAPVASHMLAKGAHMDDALKKMDAGDDELENDQTSNA
- a CDS encoding sodium:proton antiporter, with the translated sequence MTLLTCILVGVIFAASFYLLTGRELKGICMGMFLLGHGANLAILSVSGSPLGKTTPVLGEYGKLAGTEADPLPQALILTAIVIGFAVQAFALTMLVVTYRRGGSSRLMELERKAEADK
- a CDS encoding monovalent cation/H+ antiporter complex subunit F, with the protein product MNVFALHLAGVLAPIVSERDPWHAALINILIEVGFLVIAISVVLCVIRLIRGPHLADRAAASDALAIQLAGLVVLFTLKVDALVLFDGVLVLSLIGFAGTLAVAQFMIRRALKREREEASP